The sequence AAAATTTCTTAGTATTCTTACACCATCTTTTGACTTTTAATTTTTTCCCTTCCCAGGTTTCTGGATTTCTTGGTGGTATAAACTGGGCATTGCTTGTTGCTCGCATATGTCAACTATACCCCAATGCATTGCCAAATATGCTCGTGTCTCGTTTTTTCAGGGTCTTCACCCAGTGGCGCTGGCCAAATCCAGTCATGCTCTGTGCTAATGAAGAGGGATCTCTTGGACTTCCAGTTTGGGATCCGAGGAGAAATCCGAAGGATAGATACCATTTAATGCCTATAATTACTCCTGCTTATCCTTGCATGAATTCTAGCTACAATGTTTCAGCAAGCACTCTGCGTATTATGACCGAAGAATTTCAAAGGGGACATGATATTTGTGAGGTACATTTCTGCAATGCATCTTTTGTACCCGGTCGGGGATTTTCATAATGAGTTCAATTGGACTTAGGTTTCTATTCTATGTTCATTCAGTTATTTGATCTGCTGGCTTATGATATATATCTATCTCTGAACTTTTTACTTGGTGCTGATAAATCTTTCTACAACTTGTACCTCATTTATGTTCAGTATAATTTATGTTCTCTTTAATTTTATGTCTCATCCATCCTTTTGTTTGGTTTGTTTTTAGTAATAAATTGCTTTTGTTAGTACAAGTGAAATTTGTATCGGGTTATGTGATATTCTTTTTGCATGCTAGTATACGAGATTTTGAATTGTGTTCTGTCTTCATTTTGTTCATGATGTAATTCATAACTATTTGTCCAACTATTAGTGTAGGTGTTAGTTCCGGTTTGCAATCAATTTGACTTGGCAACTAATGTTATTGACATTAGAAAGCTGTTCCTCTTTACACAGTCCGTAAAGCAGGTTTATTATCTTGATAGTGAAGCATTGTTCTAATTTTACTTTGATGGTTGTTTTATGTTATTAGGTTATGGAAGAAAACAAGGCCGATTGGGACACACTTTTTGAGCCCTACCCCTTCTTTGAAGCATACAAAAACTACTTACAAATAGACATTACTGCAGAAAATGATGATGATATAAGAATTTGGAAAGGTTGGGTTGAGTCTCGCCTTCGCCAACTGACATTGAAGGTGAAATTGTAATTTCATTGTTATTTACTTCTGGCCTTTTTATCAAATTTTGTACTTGTTCAGTGGAGATTGACTTGGTCAGGTTGATGCAGATTGAGAGACATACGTATAACATGCTTCAATGCCATCCTTATCCTGGAGATTTTTCTGACAAATCCAGGCCTTTCCACCATTGTTATTTTATGGGTTTGCAGAGAAAACAAGGAGGTCCTGCAAGTGGGAGTGAACAGTTTGATATAAGGTTGACAGTTGATGAATTTAAGCGTTCTGTCAATGTGTATACACAGCGGAAGCGTGGGATGGAGATTTATGTATCGCATGTGAAAAGGAGGAGTATACCAAATTTTGTCTTTCCAGGTGGAGTTCGACCATCACGTGCATCAAAATTGACTTGGGATATTAGGCGTAGTTCAGAACTAAAAGCTTCTGACAGTACTCAAGTAGACAGCCCATCTGAAGTTACAGAAAGTTTAGATGGGGAtgatagaaggaaaaaaatacgTATTGATGATGATGCAAATACTAACTTGAGAAATGGAGAGTGCTTGGCTGCAGCCAATTCCCACCACGAGGAAGTTCACGAAGTCAGCCAAGTCAGCAACACTAGCTCATGTTCCATTAAGGATGTGAATTTTATTCCCACCAGTACAAATAACTTAGAAAATCTGGCAGATGTTTCTTCTCAGAATAATGGAGATCATGGATCGATGGGTGTTAATCCCTCCAAAAATGTATCAGATACTGCTGCTGATACATCAAATTGTAAAGAAGCAGAGAAGCTGGCAATTCAAAAGATTCTGTCCGACTCATATGACTCTCACCAAGATTTTCCTTGTGAGCCTGAAGAGCTGGAAGATTTTGACTATAATAAACAAGCTAAAGATTTTGGGGCCACTAAGCAAGGTAGCCCCATGATGTCTTCT comes from Cucumis melo cultivar AY chromosome 12, USDA_Cmelo_AY_1.0, whole genome shotgun sequence and encodes:
- the LOC103500202 gene encoding nuclear poly(A) polymerase 1 isoform X3; translation: MLSEMPEVSELHPVPDAHVPVMRFKLSGVSIDLLYAKLSLWVIPEDLDISQESILQNTDEQTVRSLNGCRVTDRILRLVPNIQSFRTTLRCMRFWAKRRGVYSNVSGFLGGINWALLVARICQLYPNALPNMLVSRFFRVFTQWRWPNPVMLCANEEGSLGLPVWDPRRNPKDRYHLMPIITPAYPCMNSSYNVSASTLRIMTEEFQRGHDICEVMEENKADWDTLFEPYPFFEAYKNYLQIDITAENDDDIRIWKGWVESRLRQLTLKIERHTYNMLQCHPYPGDFSDKSRPFHHCYFMGLQRKQGGPASGSEQFDIRLTVDEFKRSVNVYTQRKRGMEIYVSHVKRRSIPNFVFPGGVRPSRASKLTWDIRRSSELKASDSTQVDSPSEVTESLDGDDRRKKIRIDDDANTNLRNGECLAAANSHHEEVHEVSQVSNTSSCSIKDVNFIPTSTNNLENLADVSSQNNGDHGSMGVNPSKNVSDTAADTSNCKEAEKLAIQKILSDSYDSHQDFPCEPEELEDFDYNKQAKDFGATKQGSPMMSSVANTSPVVLPTVSCNEARQSSSSYSNGGLEELEVLYTSTETSIFFHFSVLSYSRCSFQLQLQITSALVACSCKMLNDHIMLLLFVFLS
- the LOC103500202 gene encoding nuclear poly(A) polymerase 1 isoform X2 — its product is MGSPALCGRNNGQQRLGITDPISLSGPTEYDVLKTRELEKYLQDAGLYESQEEAVNREEVLGRLDQIVKIWVKAISRSKGLNEQLVQEANAKIFTFGSYRLGVHGPGADIDTLCVGPRHATREEDFFGELHKMLSEMPEVSELHPVPDAHVPVMRFKLSGVSIDLLYAKLSLWVIPEDLDISQESILQNTDEQTVRSLNGCRVTDRILRLVPNIQSFRTTLRCMRFWAKRRGVYSNVSGFLGGINWALLVARICQLYPNALPNMLVSRFFRVFTQWRWPNPVMLCANEEGSLGLPVWDPRRNPKDRYHLMPIITPAYPCMNSSYNVSASTLRIMTEEFQRGHDICEVMEENKADWDTLFEPYPFFEAYKNYLQIDITAENDDDIRIWKGWVESRLRQLTLKIERHTYNMLQCHPYPGDFSDKSRPFHHCYFMGLQRKQGGPASGSEQFDIRLTVDEFKRSVNVYTQRKRGMEIYVSHVKRRSIPNFVFPGGVRPSRASKLTWDIRRSSELKASDSTQVDSPSEVTESLDGDDRRKKIRIDDDANTNLRNGECLAAANSHHEEVHEVSQVSNTSSCSIKDVNFIPTSTNNLENLADVSSQNNGDHGSMGVNPSKNVSDTAADTSNCKEAEKLAIQKILSDSYDSHQDFPCEPEELEDFDYNKQAKDFGATKQGSPMMSSVANTSPVVLPTVSCNEARQSSSSYSNGGLEELEPAEIVAPLSTGTAPVAERKPIIRLSFTSLGKAGKSS
- the LOC103500202 gene encoding nuclear poly(A) polymerase 1 isoform X1, whose protein sequence is MGSPALCGRNNGQQRLGITDPISLSGPTEYDVLKTRELEKYLQDAGLYESQEEAVNREEVLGRLDQIVKIWVKAISRSKGLNEQLVQEANAKIFTFGSYRLGVHGPGADIDTLCVGPRHATREEDFFGELHKMLSEMPEVSELHPVPDAHVPVMRFKLSGVSIDLLYAKLSLWVIPEDLDISQESILQNTDEQTVRSLNGCRVTDRILRLVPNIQSFRTTLRCMRFWAKRRGVYSNVSGFLGGINWALLVARICQLYPNALPNMLVSRFFRVFTQWRWPNPVMLCANEEGSLGLPVWDPRRNPKDRYHLMPIITPAYPCMNSSYNVSASTLRIMTEEFQRGHDICEVMEENKADWDTLFEPYPFFEAYKNYLQIDITAENDDDIRIWKGWVESRLRQLTLKIERHTYNMLQCHPYPGDFSDKSRPFHHCYFMGLQRKQGGPASGSEQFDIRLTVDEFKRSVNVYTQRKRGMEIYVSHVKRRSIPNFVFPGGVRPSRASKLTWDIRRSSELKASDSTQVDSPSEVTESLDGDDRRKKIRIDDDANTNLRNGECLAAANSHHEEVHEVSQVSNTSSCSIKDVNFIPTSTNNLENLADVSSQNNGDHGSMGVNPSKNVSDTAADTSNCKEAEKLAIQKILSDSYDSHQDFPCEPEELEDFDYNKQAKDFGATKQGSPMMSSVANTSPVVLPTVSCNEARQSSSSYSNGGLEELEVLYTSTETSIFFHFSVLSYSRCSFQLQLQITSALVACSCKMLNDHIMLLLFVFLS